The following proteins come from a genomic window of Bartonella apihabitans:
- the hemJ gene encoding protoporphyrinogen oxidase HemJ — MTNSKTHMTTGTIWLRAIVSLLIVVVVLWGLFHVNPDKYPESTLWIKSFHVISIICWMAGMFYLPRLFVYHCQAELGSKQSETFKVMERRLLRAIINPAMIASWVTGLWLAWEVYALQGGWLHLKLLVVVILSGYHGLLSRGVRHFAEDRNNFSEKTWRILNEVPTVLMIIAVIDVIVKPF; from the coding sequence ATGACGAATTCTAAAACGCATATGACAACGGGGACAATCTGGCTTCGGGCCATTGTTTCACTATTGATTGTCGTGGTTGTTTTATGGGGATTGTTTCACGTGAATCCTGATAAATATCCGGAATCGACGTTGTGGATTAAATCTTTTCATGTGATTTCTATCATCTGCTGGATGGCCGGTATGTTTTATCTGCCGCGCTTGTTTGTCTACCATTGTCAGGCAGAATTAGGTTCGAAACAATCCGAAACGTTCAAAGTTATGGAAAGAAGATTGTTGCGGGCAATTATCAATCCTGCGATGATTGCGTCGTGGGTTACGGGGCTTTGGTTGGCGTGGGAAGTTTATGCGCTTCAGGGTGGTTGGCTGCATCTGAAACTTCTCGTTGTGGTTATTCTTTCCGGCTATCACGGATTGTTATCCCGCGGAGTTCGCCATTTTGCCGAGGATAGAAATAACTTTTCTGAAAAGACATGGCGGATTTTGAATGAAGTGCCCACAGTACTCATGATCATCGCTGTGATTGATGTCATTGTAAAACCGTTCTGA
- a CDS encoding pyruvate, water dikinase regulatory protein, whose translation MTKEKLDFHLYMISDATGETLLSAGRAVASQYVEANAIEHVYPLIRNEAQLQEVIGQINQNPGIVLYTIVDEKIAHLLHSACEKMGVPSVSVLDPVFKAFHSYLRLPANRRASAQHELNANYFKRIEALDYTMDHDDGQLPDGLQNADVILVGISRTSKTPTSIYLANRGIKTANVPLVPGVEPPNQLFLSKKPMIVGLIASADRISQVRQSRNIGGGLSTESYIDRASIAQELNNAKQICIRNNWPIIDVTRRSIEETATAILELYLRDHQI comes from the coding sequence GTGACAAAAGAAAAATTGGACTTTCATTTATATATGATTTCTGATGCGACCGGAGAGACTCTCCTCTCGGCAGGTCGTGCAGTGGCCTCCCAATATGTAGAAGCAAACGCTATCGAACATGTTTATCCGCTTATTCGCAATGAAGCCCAGTTGCAGGAAGTAATCGGCCAGATCAACCAGAACCCTGGAATTGTGCTTTATACAATTGTGGACGAAAAAATCGCGCATTTACTGCATTCGGCATGTGAAAAAATGGGTGTGCCTTCAGTTTCTGTTCTTGATCCGGTTTTCAAAGCGTTCCATTCCTATTTGAGGTTGCCGGCAAACAGGCGCGCCAGTGCCCAGCATGAGCTTAACGCAAATTATTTCAAACGAATCGAGGCGCTTGATTACACAATGGATCATGATGACGGGCAATTGCCGGATGGTTTACAAAATGCCGATGTGATTCTTGTAGGAATTTCGAGAACGTCAAAAACGCCGACAAGTATCTATCTTGCCAATCGCGGTATAAAGACAGCCAATGTTCCGCTGGTTCCGGGTGTTGAACCACCCAATCAGCTCTTTTTGTCAAAAAAGCCTATGATCGTCGGCCTTATCGCTTCTGCCGACCGGATAAGTCAGGTGCGGCAAAGTCGTAACATTGGTGGCGGGCTTTCCACCGAAAGCTATATTGACAGGGCAAGTATCGCGCAGGAACTCAATAATGCCAAACAGATTTGTATCCGCAACAATTGGCCGATTATTGATGTTACACGCCGTTCTATCGAAGAAACTGCAACCGCGATTCTCGAGCTCTATTTGCGCGATCATCAAATCTGA
- a CDS encoding Maf family nucleotide pyrophosphatase — translation MPQKPLILASLSPFRKSILENAGLEFDVEGAKIDERELEKTLGKITPEELAKKLAIKKAEDVSSRFPDALVIGCDQTLELEGNALHKVPNLEEVRQRLVALSGKTHYLHSGIALAKAGKADWVGLSTAKMTVRSLSPEFIDYYIDKAGEDVQLSVGAYQVEGLGIQLFDKIEGDYFTIIGLPLLLLLQKLRETGIIIR, via the coding sequence ATGCCTCAGAAACCGCTTATTCTCGCTTCTTTAAGCCCGTTCAGAAAATCGATTTTGGAAAATGCCGGTCTCGAATTCGATGTTGAAGGAGCAAAAATAGATGAGCGCGAGCTCGAAAAAACTTTAGGTAAAATTACACCGGAGGAACTTGCCAAAAAACTGGCAATAAAAAAGGCAGAAGATGTTTCCAGCCGGTTTCCCGATGCGCTTGTTATCGGATGCGACCAAACACTCGAGCTTGAAGGAAATGCACTTCATAAAGTGCCAAATCTTGAGGAAGTGCGTCAGCGTCTTGTCGCCTTATCAGGTAAAACACATTATCTTCATAGCGGCATCGCTTTGGCAAAAGCTGGTAAAGCCGATTGGGTCGGACTTTCAACGGCAAAAATGACTGTCCGTTCATTATCGCCCGAATTTATTGATTATTATATCGATAAAGCAGGAGAAGATGTTCAATTAAGCGTCGGTGCCTATCAGGTTGAAGGCTTGGGTATCCAGCTATTTGATAAAATAGAGGGTGATTATTTTACCATTATCGGTTTACCTCTCTTATTATTGTTGCAGAAATTACGCGAGACAGGAATCATCATTCGATAA
- a CDS encoding shikimate dehydrogenase — protein MPEIPHAFVTGYPVGHSLSPQIHRFWLKKYNLAGTYDAVEVKPENFETFINSLQKKGFCGGNVTLPHKEEAFRLSEKKDQAATRIGAANTLWFENNILCASNTDGYGFEANLNDFAPGWGGNAALVIGAGGAARAIIYTLEQRGFENIYLVNRTRSRADKLAGYFGNQVKSRNWSEIDDLVPLADLIVNTTSLGMTNNLVVKDSEPFIHLDQAKPSVLVTDIVYTPLMTPILLEAKARNLNYVDGIGMLLHQAVPGFERWFGVRPVVDNELRQEILRKMGQ, from the coding sequence ATGCCAGAAATACCCCATGCTTTTGTAACCGGTTATCCGGTCGGACATTCTCTTTCACCGCAAATTCATCGCTTTTGGCTCAAAAAATATAATTTGGCCGGAACTTATGATGCAGTCGAAGTAAAGCCGGAAAATTTTGAAACATTTATCAATTCGCTGCAAAAAAAGGGTTTTTGCGGTGGCAATGTTACCCTTCCTCATAAAGAAGAAGCCTTTCGCCTTTCTGAAAAAAAAGATCAGGCTGCAACAAGGATAGGAGCCGCCAATACATTATGGTTCGAAAATAACATACTTTGTGCAAGCAATACCGATGGTTATGGTTTTGAAGCCAATCTTAACGATTTTGCTCCCGGTTGGGGTGGAAATGCAGCGCTTGTCATCGGCGCAGGAGGTGCGGCGCGCGCAATTATCTATACGCTTGAACAACGCGGTTTTGAGAACATTTATCTTGTAAACCGGACGAGATCACGTGCCGACAAGCTTGCCGGTTATTTTGGCAATCAGGTAAAATCACGCAATTGGAGCGAAATAGATGATCTCGTCCCTCTAGCGGATCTAATCGTTAATACAACATCTTTGGGGATGACAAATAATCTTGTAGTGAAAGACAGCGAACCGTTTATTCACCTTGATCAGGCAAAGCCGTCGGTTCTCGTGACAGATATTGTTTATACTCCTTTGATGACACCGATTCTCTTGGAAGCCAAGGCAAGAAATCTCAATTATGTTGACGGAATCGGAATGTTGCTTCATCAGGCTGTACCGGGGTTTGAACGGTGGTTTGGAGTAAGACCTGTTGTTGATAATGAATTACGACAAGAAATATTGCGTAAAATGGGCCAATAA
- the coaE gene encoding dephospho-CoA kinase (Dephospho-CoA kinase (CoaE) performs the final step in coenzyme A biosynthesis.) encodes MIILGLTGSIGMGKTTTAGFFEEAGVPVYNADRAVHELYESKEVIENLSRIFPDCLTDGHIDRTKLSKSIVKDPSKLAILEKFIHPLVRKKEKDFVKIHRDRGDPLVVLDIPLLFETGPEGRVDKIAVVSAPHEVQRQRVLARSGWDDEKLDRILSRQISDEEKRRRADFVIDTGKSLDDAREQVKHLISRLTLK; translated from the coding sequence ATGATTATCCTCGGGCTAACAGGTTCTATCGGTATGGGAAAAACGACAACAGCCGGCTTTTTCGAAGAAGCCGGTGTTCCGGTTTATAATGCTGACAGGGCTGTTCATGAACTTTACGAAAGTAAAGAGGTTATCGAAAATTTAAGCCGTATTTTCCCCGATTGTCTAACAGATGGCCACATAGACCGGACAAAATTATCGAAATCAATTGTCAAGGATCCATCAAAACTTGCCATTTTGGAAAAGTTCATTCACCCGCTGGTGCGAAAAAAGGAAAAAGACTTTGTAAAAATCCACCGCGATCGGGGTGACCCGCTTGTGGTTCTCGATATTCCTTTATTATTTGAAACAGGGCCTGAAGGGCGGGTTGACAAAATAGCGGTTGTTTCGGCACCGCATGAAGTTCAGCGGCAACGTGTACTTGCCCGCAGCGGCTGGGATGACGAGAAACTCGACCGTATTTTATCGCGTCAGATATCGGACGAAGAAAAGCGAAGGCGTGCCGATTTTGTTATTGATACCGGCAAGAGCCTTGATGACGCCAGAGAACAGGTAAAACATCTGATTTCCCGTTTGACATTGAAATGA
- the dnaQ gene encoding DNA polymerase III subunit epsilon gives MREIIFDTETTGLHKETDRIVEIGCVEMVDRYLTDKTFHVYLNPQGVIIPDEVVAVHGLTNERLKDEPKFEEIADDFLSFIEGATLIAHNANFDLGFLNAELERIHKPLISVDRIIDTLAMARRKFPMGPNSLDALCKRFGIDNSRRTLHGALLDSEILADVYIELIGGKQGALGFDGANSDSKSNENDDQNKIVLKARPEPLPSRLSEEDKAAHDALLAKIGEKAMWSHIKN, from the coding sequence ATGAGAGAAATTATTTTTGATACTGAAACAACAGGCCTTCACAAAGAAACCGACCGTATTGTCGAAATCGGCTGTGTGGAGATGGTTGATCGTTATCTCACCGATAAAACTTTTCATGTCTATCTCAATCCGCAAGGTGTGATTATTCCTGACGAGGTTGTAGCAGTCCACGGTCTTACCAATGAGCGCCTCAAAGATGAGCCGAAATTTGAAGAAATAGCCGATGATTTTCTTTCCTTTATCGAAGGCGCGACATTGATTGCCCATAATGCGAATTTCGACCTTGGATTTTTGAATGCCGAATTGGAGCGTATCCATAAACCTCTTATCAGTGTTGATCGTATTATTGATACATTGGCAATGGCGCGACGGAAATTTCCGATGGGGCCGAATTCTCTGGACGCTTTGTGCAAACGTTTCGGTATTGATAATTCACGCCGGACGCTACATGGCGCTTTGCTCGACTCTGAAATTCTTGCCGATGTTTATATCGAACTTATTGGCGGCAAACAGGGGGCTTTGGGATTTGATGGAGCAAATTCCGATAGCAAATCCAACGAAAATGATGATCAGAATAAAATTGTTCTCAAAGCCCGCCCTGAGCCATTGCCAAGCCGTTTGAGCGAAGAGGATAAGGCAGCCCATGATGCATTGCTTGCAAAAATCGGCGAAAAAGCCATGTGGAGCCACATAAAAAATTGA
- the polA gene encoding DNA polymerase I, with protein MQKNDHLFLVDGSSYIFRAYHALPPLTRKKDGLPVGALAGFCNMLWKLLCDARDTAVGVVPTHFAVIFDYSSETFRKKIYPEYKANRPTPPDDLIPQFSLIRQATRAFNLPCIEKEGYEADDIIATYASEATRSGAKTTIISSDKDLMQLVNQQVGMYDGMKDRPIGIKEVIEKWGVPPEKMIDLQSLTGDSTDNVPGVPGIGPKTAAQLLDEFGDLDTLLAHAGDIKQQKRRENIIEFADQARLARQLVTLKTDVPLETGLDGLLLEPTDGPRLIGFLKAMEFNSLTRRVAEATNCDAALIEPVELDVEWGKSAHGPDLEAGSDVGGAPDVNNNGQQEQKSGSDEAQENTPQLLAEKRKKEALTEKIDTTAYHTITDEAELKQWLDRALDQGFFAFDTETTSLDPMQAELVGFSIGLKPGEAAYVPLNHVDGSNDLLGGGRLKGQIDTQKAVALLKPVLENPAILKIAQNMKYDWLVMRQYHVTIRSFDDTMLLSYVLDAGNLTHGMDALSERWLGHKPITFKEVAGSGKTATGFAAVDLKRATQYAAEDADVTLRLWRVLKPQIVARGVTRVYERLERPLVTVLARMEERGVLVDRQLLSRLSGELAQSAAALEDEIYQLAGEKFNIGSPKQLGEILFGKMGLPGGSKTKTGQWSTSAQVLEDLAAEGHELPRKIVDWRQLTKLKSTYTDALPNYILPQTGRVHTNYSMAATSTGRLASSDPNLQNIPVRTPEGRKIRAAFIAGPGNLLLSADYSQIELRVLAHVADIKALKKAFADGLDIHAMTASEMFGVLIEGMPPEVRRRAKAINFGIIYGISAFGLANQLSIPREEAAQYIRTYFERFPGIKDYMEKTKAFAHEHGFVETIFGRRAHYPDINSKSAQVRAFNERAAINAPIQGAAADIIRRAMIKMDDALKEAGLSAKMLLQVHDELIFELPENEVEKTTALVKNVMENATMPALSLSVPLKVDARAAKNWDEAH; from the coding sequence ATGCAAAAAAATGATCACCTTTTTCTCGTTGACGGTTCAAGTTATATCTTTCGCGCCTATCATGCCTTGCCGCCATTAACACGGAAAAAAGACGGTTTGCCGGTTGGCGCGCTGGCCGGTTTTTGCAATATGCTCTGGAAATTGCTGTGCGATGCGCGTGATACTGCAGTTGGCGTCGTGCCAACGCATTTTGCGGTCATTTTTGATTATTCGTCGGAAACATTCCGTAAAAAGATATATCCCGAATATAAAGCGAACCGCCCTACTCCACCCGACGATCTTATTCCCCAATTCAGCCTTATCAGGCAGGCAACCCGCGCTTTCAACCTGCCATGCATTGAAAAAGAAGGTTATGAGGCAGACGACATTATTGCAACTTATGCGTCCGAGGCCACCCGAAGTGGTGCGAAAACGACAATCATTTCTTCCGACAAAGACCTCATGCAACTCGTCAATCAACAGGTCGGGATGTATGACGGCATGAAAGACCGACCGATCGGCATTAAAGAAGTGATCGAAAAATGGGGCGTTCCGCCGGAAAAGATGATTGATTTGCAATCGCTTACCGGTGATTCGACTGATAATGTTCCAGGTGTGCCGGGTATTGGCCCGAAAACAGCAGCCCAACTTCTTGACGAATTCGGCGATCTCGATACGCTTTTGGCTCATGCCGGTGACATCAAACAACAAAAACGTCGTGAAAATATTATCGAATTTGCCGATCAGGCAAGATTGGCGCGTCAGCTTGTAACATTAAAAACCGATGTTCCGCTTGAAACCGGTCTTGACGGCCTCCTGTTGGAGCCAACCGACGGGCCGCGCCTTATCGGCTTTTTGAAAGCAATGGAATTCAATTCTTTGACGCGCCGTGTTGCAGAAGCAACCAATTGTGATGCAGCTTTGATCGAGCCGGTGGAGCTTGATGTCGAATGGGGCAAGAGTGCCCATGGGCCTGATCTTGAAGCGGGTTCCGATGTCGGCGGAGCGCCGGACGTGAATAACAATGGTCAACAAGAACAAAAAAGCGGCTCTGACGAAGCACAAGAAAACACCCCGCAGCTTCTTGCAGAAAAACGTAAAAAAGAAGCACTTACAGAAAAAATAGATACGACTGCTTATCACACCATAACCGACGAAGCCGAACTGAAACAATGGCTTGATCGGGCGCTGGACCAAGGGTTTTTTGCATTTGATACCGAAACGACCTCGCTTGACCCGATGCAAGCGGAACTTGTCGGCTTTTCTATAGGTCTTAAGCCCGGTGAAGCGGCTTATGTGCCACTTAACCATGTCGATGGTAGCAATGATTTGCTGGGCGGCGGACGCCTGAAGGGACAAATTGATACCCAAAAAGCCGTCGCTTTATTGAAGCCGGTCTTGGAAAATCCTGCAATTTTAAAAATTGCGCAAAATATGAAATATGATTGGCTGGTGATGCGGCAATATCATGTCACAATCCGGTCTTTCGACGATACCATGTTGCTTTCCTATGTTCTCGATGCCGGAAATTTAACCCATGGAATGGATGCACTTTCCGAGCGCTGGTTGGGCCATAAGCCGATTACATTCAAAGAGGTTGCCGGAAGTGGAAAAACGGCAACCGGTTTTGCTGCTGTCGATTTGAAACGGGCAACACAATATGCGGCTGAAGACGCCGATGTTACGTTGCGACTTTGGCGGGTTTTAAAACCCCAAATTGTCGCCCGCGGTGTTACCCGCGTTTATGAGCGTCTGGAGCGGCCTTTGGTGACAGTTCTTGCCCGCATGGAAGAACGTGGTGTTCTGGTTGACCGGCAATTATTGTCACGATTATCCGGCGAGCTTGCCCAGTCGGCAGCAGCATTGGAAGATGAAATCTATCAACTGGCCGGAGAAAAGTTCAATATCGGTTCGCCCAAGCAATTGGGAGAAATTTTATTCGGCAAAATGGGCTTGCCCGGCGGCTCGAAAACCAAAACCGGCCAATGGTCGACATCGGCTCAGGTTCTTGAAGATCTGGCAGCCGAGGGGCATGAATTACCCCGCAAGATTGTTGATTGGCGCCAGCTCACAAAATTGAAATCGACTTATACTGATGCACTCCCGAATTATATTTTACCTCAAACGGGGCGCGTTCATACGAATTATTCAATGGCGGCAACGTCAACCGGACGGCTTGCCTCGTCAGACCCGAATTTGCAAAATATTCCGGTTCGCACACCGGAGGGAAGAAAAATCCGTGCGGCTTTTATAGCCGGTCCCGGAAATTTGCTACTGTCTGCCGATTACAGCCAGATTGAACTGCGTGTTCTTGCCCATGTCGCCGATATCAAAGCTTTGAAAAAAGCATTTGCAGACGGTCTTGATATTCATGCAATGACAGCATCGGAAATGTTCGGGGTGCTGATCGAGGGTATGCCACCGGAAGTTCGTCGCCGTGCCAAAGCGATCAATTTCGGTATTATCTATGGCATTTCCGCTTTCGGACTTGCCAATCAATTGTCGATTCCGCGCGAGGAAGCAGCGCAATATATCCGCACCTATTTTGAACGTTTTCCCGGCATTAAAGACTATATGGAAAAGACAAAAGCTTTTGCGCATGAGCATGGTTTTGTCGAGACAATTTTCGGACGGCGTGCACATTATCCGGATATCAATTCCAAAAGCGCACAAGTTCGGGCTTTCAACGAGAGAGCTGCAATCAACGCACCGATTCAGGGTGCCGCTGCCGATATTATCCGCCGTGCAATGATAAAAATGGATGACGCGCTGAAGGAAGCCGGCTTATCGGCAAAAATGTTGTTGCAGGTTCATGATGAACTGATTTTCGAATTGCCTGAAAACGAAGTTGAAAAAACCACCGCACTTGTAAAAAATGTGATGGAGAATGCGACAATGCCGGCACTATCCTTATCTGTGCCACTTAAAGTTGATGCGCGCGCTGCTAAAAATTGGGATGAAGCCCATTAA
- a CDS encoding DUF2892 domain-containing protein codes for MTQNLGSVDRIIRIIIGIVLLSLIFFLDSGARWFGLIGLIPLLTAIIGFCPLYKIFGLSSCPLKH; via the coding sequence ATGACACAAAATCTTGGTAGCGTTGATCGCATTATCCGTATCATCATCGGTATTGTTCTACTTTCTCTTATTTTCTTTCTTGATAGTGGCGCGCGCTGGTTTGGCTTGATCGGACTTATACCACTTCTCACCGCAATTATCGGTTTTTGCCCGCTTTACAAAATATTCGGCCTGTCAAGCTGCCCTTTGAAACACTGA
- a CDS encoding argininosuccinate synthase, giving the protein MEKWKDVKKVVLAYSGGLDTSIILKWLQTELGAEVITFTADLGQGEELEPARRKAEMLGAKQIFMEDLREEFVRDFVFPMFRANAVYEGVYLLGTSIARPLISKHLIEIAKKTGADAIAHGATGKGNDQVRFELSAYALNPDIKIIAPWRDWNFKSRTELLDFAQKHQIPVTKDKQGEAPFSVDANLLHSSSEGKVLEDPSLPAPEYVHLRTVSPENAPDKPTIITIGFKKGDAVSINGKQMSPATLLTELNKYGHDNGIGRVDLVENRFVGMKSRGVYETPGGTILLAAHRAIESITLDRGAAHLKDELMPRYAELIYNGFWFSPERKMLQAAIDLSQENVEGEVKLKLYKGNVIIEGRKSDKSLYSSSLVTFEDDHGAYNQKDAAGFIKLNALRLRTLAARDRK; this is encoded by the coding sequence ATGGAAAAGTGGAAAGACGTTAAAAAAGTTGTACTGGCCTATTCAGGCGGCCTTGATACTTCAATCATATTGAAATGGTTGCAAACCGAACTCGGTGCTGAAGTTATCACATTCACAGCCGATCTGGGGCAGGGCGAAGAGCTTGAGCCGGCACGCCGCAAAGCCGAAATGCTCGGTGCCAAACAGATTTTTATGGAAGATCTGCGCGAAGAATTTGTTCGCGATTTCGTATTTCCGATGTTTCGCGCCAACGCAGTTTATGAAGGTGTCTACCTTCTTGGAACATCAATTGCCCGCCCGCTCATTTCAAAACATCTGATCGAGATTGCCAAAAAAACCGGTGCAGATGCGATTGCTCATGGCGCCACCGGTAAAGGCAATGATCAGGTTCGTTTCGAACTCTCAGCTTATGCTTTGAACCCCGATATCAAGATCATTGCGCCATGGCGTGACTGGAATTTCAAGAGCCGTACAGAACTTCTGGATTTTGCCCAGAAACACCAGATTCCAGTGACGAAAGATAAACAGGGCGAAGCACCGTTTTCGGTCGACGCGAATTTGCTTCACTCGTCTTCAGAGGGCAAAGTGTTGGAAGACCCGTCACTTCCGGCTCCCGAATATGTGCATTTGCGCACTGTCTCGCCTGAAAATGCACCTGATAAACCGACAATTATCACCATCGGCTTCAAGAAAGGTGACGCTGTTTCAATCAATGGCAAACAAATGTCGCCGGCAACATTGCTGACCGAACTCAATAAATATGGTCACGATAACGGAATCGGTCGTGTCGATCTGGTTGAAAACCGCTTTGTCGGTATGAAATCACGTGGTGTCTATGAAACCCCCGGTGGTACAATTTTACTTGCAGCCCACCGCGCAATTGAATCGATCACACTTGATCGCGGTGCCGCTCATCTGAAAGACGAGTTGATGCCGCGTTATGCCGAGTTGATTTACAACGGTTTCTGGTTCTCTCCGGAACGCAAAATGTTGCAGGCAGCAATAGATCTGTCGCAAGAAAATGTTGAAGGGGAAGTCAAGCTGAAACTCTATAAGGGCAATGTCATTATTGAAGGTCGCAAGAGTGACAAATCGCTTTATTCGAGTTCGCTTGTTACATTTGAAGATGACCACGGTGCCTATAACCAGAAAGATGCTGCCGGCTTCATCAAATTGAATGCTTTGCGTCTTCGCACTCTTGCTGCGCGCGACCGCAAATAA
- a CDS encoding LysE family translocator, whose translation MSFLPDAHVFLEFAGAAIILTLIPGPDMALFVGRAISQGKAAGLACIAGCTTGIIIQVFAVSVGLSALIIASPMAFFILKVAGSVYLLWLALQALLNRSNFLVDGKKQKKLSVKRNYLTGLAINLLNPKVLLFNLTFLPQFVDALDPHAPEKIFFLGASFIPISLPFTVSMVLAADKFARALKENPHFVRILDFLMAGIFTAFAVRLIVTEVK comes from the coding sequence ATGTCTTTCTTGCCAGACGCCCATGTGTTTTTGGAATTTGCCGGTGCAGCAATCATTTTGACACTCATTCCGGGGCCTGATATGGCGCTTTTTGTTGGCCGCGCCATATCGCAGGGAAAAGCGGCTGGCCTTGCCTGTATTGCCGGTTGTACAACCGGCATTATCATTCAGGTTTTTGCGGTCTCTGTCGGCCTCTCGGCATTGATAATAGCTTCGCCAATGGCGTTTTTTATTCTCAAAGTGGCGGGCTCGGTCTATCTCCTATGGCTTGCTCTACAAGCGCTTTTGAACCGGTCGAATTTTTTGGTCGACGGAAAAAAGCAGAAGAAACTCAGTGTAAAACGGAATTACCTTACCGGTCTTGCGATCAATTTGTTAAATCCGAAAGTTCTTCTCTTCAATTTGACCTTTTTACCGCAATTTGTGGATGCACTCGACCCGCATGCGCCTGAAAAGATATTTTTTCTCGGAGCTTCTTTCATTCCGATATCTCTTCCCTTCACGGTTTCGATGGTTTTAGCTGCCGACAAATTTGCGAGAGCCTTAAAAGAAAACCCGCATTTTGTAAGAATACTTGATTTTTTAATGGCCGGAATTTTCACAGCCTTTGCAGTCCGGCTGATCGTGACCGAAGTTAAATAA
- a CDS encoding fumarylacetoacetate hydrolase family protein yields the protein MSDFIFTPPATVGIPIKGSSKVFPVHRIYCVGRNYANHAIEMGHDPSKEAPFFFQKNPDNLVFDGVFPYPPKSHDVEHEIELVVALKKGGQNLTTKEAQDCVFGFAVGLDMTRRDLQAELKKAGRSWETAKAFEHSAPCSHLIEKSETKDMKEGAITLSVNGKGRQSGNLNEMIWKIPEMIAYLSQLFVLQAGDIIMTGTPAGVGPVQKGDKLVGHIDGLDDLVVKVG from the coding sequence ATGAGTGATTTCATATTTACGCCCCCTGCAACTGTCGGCATCCCGATCAAAGGGAGCAGCAAAGTTTTTCCGGTTCACAGAATTTATTGCGTTGGTCGTAATTATGCAAATCATGCAATAGAAATGGGGCATGACCCGTCAAAAGAAGCTCCATTCTTTTTCCAGAAAAATCCGGATAATCTGGTATTTGATGGTGTTTTCCCTTATCCCCCGAAAAGCCATGATGTCGAACATGAGATAGAGCTTGTTGTTGCTCTTAAAAAAGGTGGACAAAATCTGACAACAAAAGAGGCGCAAGATTGTGTGTTCGGCTTTGCTGTCGGCCTTGATATGACGCGACGTGATTTGCAGGCCGAACTTAAAAAAGCGGGGCGTTCATGGGAAACGGCGAAAGCTTTTGAACATTCGGCACCCTGTTCTCATTTAATTGAAAAATCTGAAACCAAAGACATGAAGGAAGGAGCGATTACCCTTTCGGTAAATGGAAAAGGTCGCCAATCGGGCAATTTGAACGAGATGATCTGGAAAATTCCTGAAATGATTGCCTATTTGTCGCAATTATTTGTGTTGCAGGCGGGAGATATTATCATGACGGGAACGCCGGCTGGCGTGGGACCGGTGCAAAAAGGTGACAAATTGGTAGGCCATATTGACGGGCTGGATGATCTGGTCGTGAAAGTGGGTTGA
- a CDS encoding SH3 domain-containing protein yields the protein MFCLASICSVLTGLCLLFFSASGFAEEEAAQEASQNVGPSGLPLPRFVSIKPARVNVRVGPGRNYTVVFSYQKQGLPVEITQEYDQWRKIRDSDGDEGWVYQSLLSGHRTAMITPWQKDKSKLAPMRREPSENAPLAAELEPGVIATIHKCDGKWCELDVNHTRGYVAQDQLWGAYPGETVKN from the coding sequence ATGTTTTGCCTGGCAAGCATTTGTTCGGTTTTGACGGGTTTGTGTTTGTTATTTTTTTCCGCTTCCGGCTTTGCAGAAGAAGAAGCGGCGCAAGAAGCTTCCCAAAATGTGGGTCCTAGCGGTTTGCCATTGCCGCGTTTTGTTTCTATCAAACCGGCGCGTGTCAATGTACGCGTTGGTCCCGGACGTAATTATACGGTTGTGTTCTCTTATCAAAAACAGGGATTGCCTGTGGAAATTACACAGGAATATGACCAATGGCGTAAAATTCGCGACTCGGATGGTGATGAAGGTTGGGTTTACCAGTCCCTTTTATCAGGCCATCGCACAGCAATGATAACGCCTTGGCAAAAAGACAAATCCAAGCTTGCCCCCATGCGTCGGGAACCAAGCGAAAATGCACCGCTTGCTGCCGAACTTGAGCCCGGTGTCATCGCTACAATTCATAAATGCGACGGTAAATGGTGCGAACTTGATGTCAACCATACACGCGGCTATGTAGCGCAGGATCAACTTTGGGGAGCCTATCCCGGCGAGACCGTCAAGAACTGA